The Micromonospora sp. M71_S20 genome has a window encoding:
- a CDS encoding response regulator transcription factor codes for MCVRVLLVEDDLRVASALGKALRRRGHEVVSALTAAEAVRAGAVDLVLLDLNLPDGDGLEVCRRLRQADEDVAIIAVTARAEEHDRVAGLRAGADDYVVKPFSMVELQARIEAVMRRTARSVRSTSELRVGRLRIDVHARQVWLGEREVGLARKEFDLLVALARQAGTVVPRDRLQLDVWQTTWGTRHNLDVHVAALRGKLDDAGLVETVRGVGYRLRAG; via the coding sequence ATGTGCGTGCGGGTACTCCTGGTCGAAGACGACCTACGCGTGGCGTCTGCCCTCGGCAAGGCGCTGCGCCGCCGGGGGCACGAGGTGGTGTCGGCGCTGACGGCCGCCGAGGCGGTCCGGGCCGGCGCCGTCGACCTGGTCCTGCTGGACCTCAACCTGCCCGACGGCGACGGCCTGGAGGTGTGCCGGCGGCTGCGGCAGGCCGACGAGGACGTCGCCATCATCGCGGTCACCGCCCGCGCCGAGGAGCACGACCGGGTGGCCGGCCTGCGGGCCGGCGCCGACGACTACGTCGTCAAGCCGTTCTCGATGGTGGAGTTGCAGGCCCGCATCGAGGCGGTGATGCGGCGTACCGCCCGCAGCGTCCGGAGCACGAGCGAGCTGCGGGTCGGCAGGCTGCGCATCGACGTGCACGCCCGGCAGGTCTGGCTGGGCGAGCGGGAGGTCGGGCTGGCCCGCAAGGAGTTCGACCTGCTGGTGGCGCTGGCCCGGCAGGCCGGCACGGTGGTGCCCCGGGACCGGTTGCAGCTGGACGTCTGGCAGACCACCTGGGGCACCCGGCACAACCTCGACGTCCACGTCGCGGCCCTGCGGGGCAAGCTCGACGACGCCGGCCTGGTCGAGACCGTGCGCGGCGTCGGCTACCGGCTGCGCGCGGGCTGA
- a CDS encoding citrate synthase, with translation MTEVKLDHPGGQLSMPVQSAVEGPAGIGVGKLLKETGMTTYDPGFVNTAACSSDITYIDGDAGILRYRGYPIEQLAEKSSFLEVSYLLIYGELPTQQQLTEFTERIRRHSLLHEEMRRFFDGFPRDAHPMAVLSSAVSAISTFYQDSLDPFDSRHVEMSTVRLMAKVPTIASYAYKKSIGQPLLYPDNSLGYVENFLRMTFGVPAEPYEVDPVMAKVLDMLFILHADHEQNCSTSTVRLVGSSNANLFASVSAGVNALFGPLHGGANQAVLEMLEQIQADGGDVGSFVRKVKDKQDGVKLMGFGHRVYKNYDPRAAIVKKAAQDVLGRMAKPDPLLDIAMQLEEIALADEFFVSRKLYPNVDFYTGLIYKAMGFPTKMFTVLFALGRLPGWIAQWREMINDPETKIGRPRQIYTGAPERAYAPFSER, from the coding sequence ATGACGGAAGTCAAGCTCGATCACCCCGGTGGGCAGCTTTCGATGCCGGTGCAATCCGCGGTCGAGGGCCCCGCCGGCATCGGGGTGGGCAAGCTGCTGAAGGAAACCGGGATGACGACGTACGACCCCGGTTTCGTCAACACCGCGGCCTGCTCGTCCGACATCACCTACATCGACGGCGACGCGGGGATCCTGCGTTACCGTGGGTACCCGATCGAGCAGCTCGCGGAGAAGTCCTCGTTCCTGGAGGTCTCCTACCTGCTGATCTACGGTGAGCTGCCGACCCAGCAGCAGTTGACCGAGTTCACCGAGCGGATCCGTCGGCACTCGCTGCTGCACGAGGAGATGCGCCGCTTCTTCGACGGCTTCCCGCGCGACGCGCACCCGATGGCCGTGCTCTCGTCGGCCGTCAGCGCCATCTCCACCTTCTACCAGGACAGCCTGGACCCGTTCGACTCCAGGCACGTCGAGATGTCCACGGTGCGCCTGATGGCGAAGGTGCCCACCATCGCCTCGTACGCCTACAAGAAGTCGATCGGCCAGCCGCTGCTGTACCCGGACAACTCGCTGGGCTACGTGGAGAACTTCCTGCGGATGACCTTCGGCGTGCCGGCGGAGCCGTACGAGGTCGACCCGGTGATGGCCAAGGTGCTGGACATGCTGTTCATCCTGCACGCCGACCACGAGCAGAACTGCTCCACGTCGACCGTGCGGCTGGTCGGCTCCAGCAACGCCAACCTCTTCGCCTCGGTCTCGGCGGGCGTGAACGCGCTCTTCGGCCCGCTGCACGGCGGCGCCAACCAGGCCGTGCTGGAGATGCTGGAGCAGATCCAGGCCGACGGCGGCGACGTCGGGTCCTTCGTGCGCAAGGTGAAGGACAAGCAGGACGGCGTGAAGCTGATGGGCTTCGGCCACCGGGTCTACAAGAACTACGACCCGCGCGCGGCGATCGTGAAGAAGGCGGCCCAGGACGTGCTCGGCCGGATGGCCAAGCCCGACCCGCTGCTGGACATCGCCATGCAGCTGGAGGAGATCGCCCTCGCCGACGAGTTCTTCGTCTCCCGCAAGCTCTACCCGAACGTGGACTTCTACACCGGCCTGATCTACAAGGCCATGGGCTTCCCGACCAAGATGTTCACGGTGCTCTTCGCGCTGGGCCGGCTCCCCGGCTGGATCGCGCAGTGGCGCGAGATGATCAACGACCCGGAGACCAAGATCGGCCGCCCGCGCCAGATCTACACCGGTGCCCCCGAGCGGGCGTACGCCCCGTTCTCGGAGCGCTGA
- the glgX gene encoding glycogen debranching protein GlgX, translating to MQVWPGERYPLGATYDGMGTNFAIFSEVAERIELCLFDEWDTGAERRVELREVDAYVWHAYIPGIEPGQRYGYRVHGPYDPANGLRCNPAKLLLDPYAKAVDGDVRWDPAVYDYEHGDPERMNTTDSAPFMPKSVVVNPYFDWGNDSPPRIPYHHSVIYEAHVRGLTMRHPDIPDELRGTYAGLASPPMIEHLTKLGVTAIELMPVHQFVHDHRLTDLGLRNYWGYNTIGFFAPHHGYSALGHLGQQVQEFRGMVKALHAAGIEVILDVVYNHTAEGNHLGPTLSFKGVDNASYYRLSEDDRRYYVDYTGTGNSLNVRSPHSLQLIMDSLRYWVTEMHVDGFRFDLAATLAREFYEVDRLSTFFEVVQQDPVVSQVKLIAEPWDVGPGGYQVGNFPPVWTEWNGKYRDTVRDFWRGEPATLAEFASRISGSADLYQDDGRRPFHSINFVTCHDGFTLRDLVSYNDKHNEANGESNRDGESHNRSWNCGVEGDTDDEAVRALRARQRRNFLATLVLSQGVPMIGHGDELGRTQRGNNNAYCQDSELAWVDWDDADTDLLEFTRKLVDFRRRHQVFRRRRFFTGLPVRSRLVDEPLPDLAWYTPDGREMTGEDWGNDFGRAVALFVNGEGIRERGPYGQRHLDASFLLCFNAHDAPLDFTVPGPEFGQRWELVISTAEPEPEKTTVVEAGGTLCVPDRCVVVLERKA from the coding sequence ATGCAGGTCTGGCCGGGTGAGCGGTACCCCCTGGGGGCCACCTATGACGGGATGGGCACCAACTTCGCCATCTTCTCGGAGGTGGCCGAGCGGATCGAGCTGTGCCTGTTCGACGAGTGGGACACCGGCGCGGAGCGGCGGGTCGAGCTGCGTGAGGTCGACGCGTACGTCTGGCACGCGTACATCCCCGGCATCGAGCCGGGGCAGCGCTACGGCTACCGCGTGCACGGGCCCTACGACCCGGCGAACGGGCTGCGCTGCAACCCGGCCAAGCTGCTGCTCGACCCGTACGCCAAGGCGGTCGACGGCGACGTGCGCTGGGACCCGGCCGTCTACGACTACGAGCACGGCGACCCGGAGCGGATGAACACCACCGACTCGGCGCCGTTCATGCCGAAGTCCGTGGTGGTCAACCCGTACTTCGACTGGGGCAACGACTCCCCGCCCCGCATCCCCTACCACCACTCGGTGATCTACGAGGCGCACGTGCGCGGCCTGACGATGCGCCACCCGGACATCCCCGACGAGCTGCGCGGCACGTACGCGGGCCTCGCCTCCCCGCCGATGATCGAGCACCTGACGAAGCTCGGCGTGACCGCCATCGAGCTGATGCCGGTGCACCAGTTCGTGCACGACCACCGGCTGACCGACCTGGGGCTGCGCAACTACTGGGGCTACAACACCATCGGCTTCTTCGCCCCGCACCACGGCTACTCGGCGCTCGGGCACCTCGGCCAGCAGGTGCAGGAGTTCCGGGGCATGGTCAAGGCGCTGCACGCCGCCGGCATCGAGGTCATCCTCGACGTGGTCTACAACCACACCGCCGAGGGCAACCACCTCGGCCCGACGCTGAGCTTCAAGGGCGTCGACAACGCCAGCTACTACCGGCTCAGCGAGGACGACCGCCGCTACTACGTCGACTACACCGGCACCGGCAACAGCCTCAACGTCCGCAGCCCCCACTCGCTCCAGCTGATCATGGACTCGCTGCGGTACTGGGTGACCGAGATGCACGTCGACGGGTTCCGCTTCGACCTCGCCGCCACCCTCGCCCGGGAGTTCTACGAGGTCGACCGCCTCTCCACCTTCTTCGAGGTGGTGCAGCAGGACCCGGTGGTCAGCCAGGTCAAGCTGATCGCCGAGCCGTGGGACGTCGGGCCGGGCGGCTACCAGGTGGGCAACTTCCCGCCGGTGTGGACCGAGTGGAACGGCAAGTACCGCGACACCGTGCGCGACTTCTGGCGCGGCGAGCCGGCCACCCTCGCCGAGTTCGCCTCCCGCATCTCCGGCTCCGCCGACCTCTACCAGGACGACGGGCGCCGTCCGTTCCACAGCATCAACTTCGTCACCTGCCACGACGGCTTCACCCTGCGTGACCTGGTGTCGTACAACGACAAGCACAACGAGGCCAACGGGGAGTCCAACCGCGACGGCGAGAGCCACAACCGGTCCTGGAACTGCGGCGTCGAGGGCGACACCGACGACGAGGCCGTACGCGCCCTGCGGGCCCGACAGCGGCGCAACTTCCTGGCCACCCTGGTGCTGTCGCAGGGCGTGCCGATGATCGGCCACGGCGACGAGCTGGGCCGCACCCAGCGCGGCAACAACAACGCCTACTGCCAGGACAGCGAGCTGGCCTGGGTCGACTGGGACGACGCCGACACCGACCTGCTGGAGTTCACCCGCAAGCTGGTCGACTTCCGCCGCCGCCACCAGGTGTTCCGCCGGCGGCGCTTCTTCACCGGCCTGCCGGTGCGCTCCCGGCTGGTCGACGAGCCCCTGCCGGACCTGGCCTGGTACACCCCCGACGGGCGGGAGATGACCGGCGAGGACTGGGGCAACGACTTCGGCCGCGCCGTCGCGCTCTTCGTCAACGGCGAGGGCATCCGCGAGCGCGGCCCGTACGGCCAGCGCCACCTGGACGCCTCCTTCCTGCTCTGCTTCAACGCCCACGACGCCCCGCTGGACTTCACCGTGCCCGGCCCCGAGTTCGGGCAGCGCTGGGAACTGGTGATCAGCACCGCGGAACCGGAACCGGAGAAGACCACGGTGGTCGAGGCGGGCGGCACCCTCTGCGTGCCCGACCGGTGCGTCGTGGTGCTGGAGAGGAAGGCCTGA
- a CDS encoding fasciclin domain-containing protein, with protein sequence MSETLIPGPASRATCRRRAVAGTALALLVTVTGCTGSPVRSAAAEGTGDSTPVAVTGPLCDVLPSGTEPGSPGSLVDRSPAQALTWIPVLTTFEAAVRATGMAEELSAAGGLTILAPTDDAFRAKFSTANVDQLLLKDTATLRGLLREHLVAGARPVADLASAGTVTTLAGTTLAVTPAGSGARLADRAETVCADYRATGARIHVIDKVLGGLPDTAHEEEHHH encoded by the coding sequence GTGTCCGAGACCCTCATCCCCGGCCCCGCGTCCCGGGCCACCTGCCGCCGGCGGGCGGTGGCCGGGACGGCCCTGGCCCTCCTGGTCACGGTGACCGGATGCACCGGCTCGCCGGTGCGGTCCGCCGCGGCGGAGGGCACCGGCGACAGCACACCGGTCGCGGTCACCGGACCGCTGTGCGACGTGCTGCCCTCGGGGACCGAGCCGGGTAGCCCGGGCTCGCTGGTGGACCGGTCCCCCGCCCAGGCCCTGACCTGGATTCCCGTGCTCACCACGTTCGAGGCGGCGGTGCGGGCCACCGGGATGGCCGAGGAGTTGTCCGCCGCCGGCGGGCTCACGATCCTCGCCCCGACCGACGACGCCTTCCGGGCCAAGTTCTCCACCGCCAACGTGGACCAACTGCTGCTCAAGGACACCGCGACGCTGCGCGGGCTGCTCAGGGAGCACCTGGTCGCCGGGGCTCGCCCGGTGGCCGACCTGGCCTCCGCCGGCACCGTCACCACCCTGGCGGGCACCACCCTCGCCGTCACCCCGGCCGGGTCGGGGGCCCGGCTGGCCGACCGGGCCGAGACGGTCTGCGCCGACTACCGGGCGACCGGCGCCCGGATCCACGTGATCGACAAGGTGCTCGGCGGCCTGCCGGACACCGCCCACGAGGAGGAGCACCACCACTGA
- a CDS encoding glycosyltransferase family 4 protein → MTTLRVGEQPTSIPGRVHRPTLTSRPQVPAHSGTTGTPPQTRRILMLSWEYPPVLVGGLGRHVHALSVALAAGHEVTVVTRHTDGAPLEEYADGVRIVRAAEDPVTFPLATSSLLAWTMAFNHTLTRAALRATEAGTYDVIHAHDWLVAHTAMTLREHLDIPLVSTIHATEAGRHQGWLPEEMNRTIHGVEHWLAGESGRVIVCSGYMRDEVTGLFGVPAGRVDVVPNGVEPHRWRVPAAAVAQARARFAGDGPLVTFAGRLVYEKGVQHLIAGLPRLRERHPGLRAVIVGDGPYRGELEAEVHRLGLGGTVSLPGFLGGTDLPAVMAASDCFAVPSIYEPFGMVALEGAAAGAPLAVAATGGLAEIVEPGVTGMTFRPHDPDGLTEAVDALLSDRERARQLARRARVMVHERYGWSAIAQRTAAAYAAAIATAGSFAAERVTRGRAVPSIAEGNLLAAAGLR, encoded by the coding sequence GTGACGACCCTGCGGGTCGGCGAGCAGCCCACCAGCATCCCGGGCCGGGTCCACCGGCCCACCCTCACCTCCCGGCCCCAGGTTCCGGCGCATTCCGGGACGACGGGCACGCCCCCGCAGACCCGCCGCATCCTCATGCTCTCCTGGGAGTACCCGCCGGTCCTGGTCGGCGGCCTCGGCCGGCACGTGCACGCCCTCTCGGTCGCCCTCGCCGCCGGGCACGAGGTCACCGTCGTCACCCGACACACCGACGGCGCACCCCTGGAGGAGTACGCCGACGGCGTCCGCATCGTCCGCGCCGCCGAGGACCCCGTCACCTTCCCCCTGGCCACCTCCTCCCTGCTGGCCTGGACCATGGCGTTCAACCACACCCTCACCCGCGCCGCGCTGCGCGCCACCGAGGCCGGCACCTACGACGTCATCCACGCCCACGACTGGCTCGTCGCCCACACCGCCATGACCCTGCGCGAGCACCTCGACATCCCGCTGGTCAGCACGATCCACGCCACCGAGGCCGGCCGGCACCAGGGCTGGCTGCCCGAGGAGATGAACCGCACCATCCACGGCGTGGAGCACTGGCTGGCCGGCGAGTCGGGCCGGGTGATCGTCTGCTCCGGCTACATGCGCGACGAGGTGACCGGGCTGTTCGGCGTACCGGCCGGCCGGGTCGACGTGGTGCCCAACGGCGTGGAGCCGCACCGCTGGCGGGTCCCGGCCGCCGCGGTGGCGCAGGCCCGCGCCCGCTTCGCCGGGGACGGGCCACTGGTCACCTTCGCCGGCCGGCTGGTCTACGAGAAGGGCGTGCAGCACCTGATCGCCGGGCTGCCCCGGCTGCGCGAGCGGCACCCCGGGCTGCGCGCGGTCATCGTCGGCGACGGGCCGTACCGCGGCGAACTGGAGGCCGAGGTGCACCGCCTGGGCCTCGGCGGCACGGTCAGCCTCCCCGGCTTCCTCGGCGGCACCGACCTGCCCGCCGTGATGGCCGCGTCGGACTGCTTCGCCGTGCCGAGCATCTACGAGCCGTTCGGCATGGTGGCCCTGGAGGGCGCCGCCGCCGGCGCGCCCCTGGCCGTCGCCGCGACCGGCGGGCTCGCCGAGATCGTCGAGCCCGGGGTGACCGGGATGACCTTCCGGCCGCACGACCCGGACGGGCTGACCGAGGCCGTCGACGCGCTGCTGTCGGACCGGGAGCGGGCCCGCCAGCTCGCCCGCCGGGCCCGCGTCATGGTGCACGAGCGGTACGGCTGGTCGGCCATCGCACAGCGCACGGCCGCCGCCTACGCCGCGGCGATCGCCACCGCCGGGTCGTTCGCCGCCGAGCGGGTGACCCGGGGTCGCGCCGTGCCGTCGATCGCCGAGGGCAACCTGCTGGCCGCCGCCGGCCTGCGCTGA
- a CDS encoding M14 family metallocarboxypeptidase — protein sequence MRYRRTTAGVFSALVAAALVATAVPAQAQGRPSAALQQAEPNQVQGLTVVQGDGYATLAWTRVEGATDYQIERTPLAADGTPGTPVIAGVWRPNRQVNNDEPTFADAGFAPGNGFQWRVRARFGTEAQPYSAPVSGTTRGHWGDPGTPGENLRTQWEETLGAQYTSDVNEYAYTAALDGASDRVRVVEIGRTVLNRPINMLVIGYPRPAATPEAVAATNPLMVNCNVHGNEPGDREACLIMARQLAFTKDARTLDLLSKTTMLIVPTLNGDGRAANTRGNSTGQDLNRDHSLIRQPETHALAGMVRDYRPIAGYDGHEYGNTNTGDLPMLPPRHQNVAQGIFDESQKMIEGHMYSQGARDGWWACPYGCTAGATVGLSEETILRNTLGLKNVVNSLLELRSSGGPTRPDESNTANNRRRKTYSALWTFTEFLRYHGASVQAITKARAEAITSQSANEGRIVFRGSRKIEAYPAPHPGEAPPPADAPTPERILEQPPCAYRLTEQQYHGERTDGPTGQRTTVAQRLAAHGWKVIKVGDSYLVPLSQPQRGLIPLLLDEQAVEGLVAGERVAPTLTGTRNGPLVVSGVACLDGATVRGPVQVRPGAALIVNGSSINGPVDATGAAGFVLTDSRVNGPVRATGTQGPVVLVGNQVTGPVGVVGSGVVAPLVAGNTVNGPLTCTGNSPAPTNMEVANSVSGPKFSQCAQL from the coding sequence TTGAGATACAGACGGACAACGGCCGGTGTGTTCTCCGCGCTGGTCGCCGCCGCCCTCGTGGCGACGGCGGTGCCCGCGCAGGCGCAGGGGCGGCCGAGCGCGGCCCTGCAGCAGGCGGAGCCGAACCAGGTGCAGGGCCTCACGGTCGTGCAGGGTGACGGGTACGCCACGCTGGCGTGGACCCGGGTGGAAGGGGCCACCGACTACCAGATCGAGCGGACCCCGCTCGCCGCGGACGGCACGCCCGGCACTCCGGTGATCGCCGGCGTGTGGCGCCCGAACCGGCAGGTCAACAACGACGAGCCGACCTTCGCCGACGCCGGCTTCGCCCCGGGCAACGGCTTCCAGTGGCGGGTGCGGGCCCGGTTCGGCACCGAGGCCCAGCCCTACTCGGCGCCGGTCAGCGGCACCACCCGCGGCCACTGGGGCGACCCGGGCACCCCGGGTGAGAACCTGCGCACCCAGTGGGAGGAGACGCTGGGCGCGCAGTACACCAGCGACGTCAACGAGTACGCGTACACCGCCGCGCTCGACGGGGCCAGCGACCGGGTCCGCGTCGTCGAGATCGGCCGTACCGTGCTGAACCGGCCGATCAACATGCTGGTCATCGGCTACCCCCGGCCGGCGGCGACGCCGGAGGCGGTGGCCGCGACCAACCCGCTGATGGTCAACTGCAACGTGCACGGCAACGAGCCGGGCGACCGCGAGGCCTGCCTGATCATGGCCCGGCAGCTCGCCTTCACCAAGGACGCCAGGACCCTCGACCTGCTGTCGAAGACCACCATGCTGATCGTCCCGACGCTCAACGGCGACGGCCGGGCGGCCAACACCCGGGGCAACTCCACCGGTCAGGACCTCAACCGGGACCACTCGCTGATCCGCCAGCCGGAGACCCACGCGCTGGCCGGGATGGTCCGCGACTACCGGCCGATCGCCGGTTACGACGGCCACGAGTACGGCAACACCAACACCGGTGACCTGCCGATGCTGCCGCCGCGGCACCAGAACGTGGCGCAGGGCATCTTCGACGAGTCACAGAAGATGATCGAGGGGCACATGTACTCGCAGGGCGCCCGGGACGGCTGGTGGGCCTGCCCGTACGGGTGCACCGCCGGAGCCACCGTGGGCCTGAGCGAGGAGACCATCCTGCGCAACACCCTCGGCCTGAAGAACGTGGTCAACTCCCTGCTGGAGCTGCGCAGCTCCGGCGGCCCGACGCGACCCGACGAGTCCAACACCGCCAACAACCGCCGGCGCAAGACCTACTCCGCGCTGTGGACGTTCACCGAGTTCCTGCGCTACCACGGCGCCAGCGTCCAGGCCATCACGAAGGCCCGCGCCGAGGCGATCACGTCGCAGTCCGCCAACGAGGGACGGATCGTGTTCCGGGGCTCCCGCAAGATCGAGGCGTACCCGGCCCCGCACCCGGGTGAGGCCCCGCCGCCCGCGGACGCCCCCACCCCGGAGCGGATCCTCGAACAGCCGCCGTGCGCCTACCGGCTGACCGAGCAGCAGTACCACGGCGAGCGCACCGACGGCCCGACCGGCCAGCGCACCACCGTCGCCCAGCGGCTCGCCGCCCACGGCTGGAAGGTGATCAAGGTCGGCGACAGCTACCTGGTGCCGCTGTCCCAGCCGCAGCGGGGCCTGATCCCGCTGCTGCTCGACGAGCAGGCCGTCGAGGGCCTGGTCGCCGGCGAGCGGGTCGCCCCCACCCTGACCGGCACCCGCAACGGCCCGCTGGTCGTCTCCGGCGTCGCCTGCCTGGACGGGGCCACCGTCCGGGGACCGGTCCAGGTGCGCCCCGGCGCCGCGCTGATCGTCAACGGCAGCTCGATCAACGGTCCCGTCGACGCCACCGGCGCCGCCGGGTTCGTCCTGACCGACAGCAGGGTCAACGGCCCGGTGCGCGCCACCGGCACCCAGGGCCCGGTCGTCCTGGTCGGCAACCAGGTGACCGGCCCGGTCGGCGTGGTCGGCAGCGGGGTCGTGGCCCCGCTGGTGGCCGGCAACACCGTCAACGGTCCGCTGACCTGCACCGGCAACTCCCCGGCGCCGACGAACATGGAGGTCGCCAACTCCGTGAGTGGTCCGAAGTTCAGCCAGTGCGCCCAGCTGTGA
- a CDS encoding sulfatase-like hydrolase/transferase, giving the protein MSGDRASGGRPSGDRASGGRPGGWRTELGRLAEVAGLVGLVVTQPLLDVLGRSPDFFLFHRADRREIMLLVALVALVPTAALALPGALSRLAGRAARSATHTLLVGLLLAALAVQVGRHGTPLRGVPLLLLAAVAGAAGAAAHRRWRAPGRVLRLAAVGPLLFVGLFVFASPTSTVVLPRGEGGAAGVAGPGNHPPVVVLVLDELPLVSLLGPDGRVDAARFPHFAELAGGSTWYRNATGVSGWTPYALPAMLTGRYPQREAAPHYSQYPDNLFTALGGLYDVRAEESITRLCPPSRCEQPVSPEQGMGVLIRQAGGLLRQVTAPVDSRVDPEDSYREQTRAEAGIDAAEPVPADPKFRWDSLDDNQPARFTSFLAGLRPAPRPTLHFLHLLMPHSPWAYLPSGARYDAPADLPNDGDGWAELARRRHLAQLGYTDRLIGETLRTLRSTGLYDQALLVVTADHGVSFTPGAQGRGMGAIRTAPGEVAWVPTFVKTPGQRAGRIDDRNWQHVDLLPTIADEAAIRLPWPVDGRSARQAPRTEAGKVFYDRPGQPTPITGGVPAPIAPPAPHPLVGTAVGARPTGGTIRVADLAAFDAVDPDTGRLPAAVWGDVPDDVPDGTRLAIAVNGRVGAVVPVVPRDAGGRRFAALLADDRLFHAGANRLTVYRITTDNTLLHLTLT; this is encoded by the coding sequence CTGTCCGGCGATCGGGCCTCCGGTGGCCGGCCGTCGGGCGACCGGGCTTCCGGTGGCCGGCCGGGCGGCTGGCGTACGGAGCTGGGCCGGCTGGCCGAGGTGGCGGGGCTGGTCGGGCTCGTGGTCACCCAGCCGCTGCTGGACGTCCTCGGGCGCAGTCCCGACTTCTTCCTGTTCCACCGGGCGGACCGCCGCGAGATCATGCTGCTGGTGGCGTTGGTCGCGCTGGTGCCCACCGCCGCCCTCGCGCTGCCCGGCGCGCTGTCCCGCCTGGCCGGACGCGCCGCCCGCTCCGCCACGCACACCCTGCTGGTGGGCCTGCTGCTCGCCGCGCTGGCCGTGCAGGTCGGCCGGCACGGTACGCCGCTGCGGGGCGTACCGCTGCTGCTGCTCGCCGCGGTGGCCGGGGCCGCCGGGGCCGCCGCACACCGGCGGTGGCGCGCGCCCGGGCGGGTGCTGCGGCTGGCCGCGGTCGGGCCGCTGCTGTTCGTGGGGCTGTTCGTGTTCGCCTCGCCCACCTCCACGGTGGTGCTGCCCCGGGGCGAGGGCGGCGCCGCCGGGGTGGCCGGGCCCGGCAACCATCCGCCGGTGGTCGTGCTGGTCCTCGACGAGCTGCCCCTGGTGTCCCTGCTCGGCCCGGACGGGCGCGTCGACGCCGCCCGGTTCCCGCACTTCGCGGAGCTGGCCGGCGGCTCCACCTGGTACCGCAACGCCACCGGCGTCAGCGGCTGGACGCCCTACGCGCTGCCGGCCATGCTCACCGGCCGGTACCCGCAGCGCGAGGCGGCGCCGCACTACTCGCAGTACCCGGACAACCTCTTCACCGCCCTCGGCGGCCTGTACGACGTCCGCGCCGAGGAGAGCATCACCCGGCTCTGCCCACCCAGCCGCTGCGAGCAGCCGGTCAGCCCCGAGCAGGGGATGGGCGTGCTGATCCGCCAGGCCGGCGGGCTGCTGCGCCAGGTCACCGCCCCGGTCGACAGCCGCGTCGACCCGGAGGACTCGTACCGCGAGCAGACCCGCGCGGAGGCGGGCATCGACGCCGCCGAGCCGGTGCCGGCGGACCCGAAGTTCCGCTGGGACAGCCTCGACGACAACCAGCCGGCCCGGTTCACCAGCTTCCTCGCCGGGCTCCGGCCGGCGCCCCGGCCCACCCTGCACTTCCTGCACCTGCTGATGCCGCACTCGCCGTGGGCGTACCTGCCGTCGGGGGCGCGCTACGACGCCCCGGCGGACCTGCCGAACGACGGCGACGGCTGGGCGGAACTGGCCCGCCGGCGGCACCTGGCGCAGCTCGGCTACACCGACCGGCTGATCGGCGAGACCCTGCGTACCCTGCGCTCCACCGGCCTCTACGACCAGGCGCTGCTGGTGGTCACCGCCGACCACGGCGTCAGCTTCACCCCCGGCGCCCAGGGCCGGGGCATGGGCGCCATCCGGACCGCCCCCGGCGAGGTCGCCTGGGTGCCCACGTTCGTCAAGACACCGGGCCAGCGCGCCGGGCGGATCGACGACCGGAACTGGCAGCACGTCGACCTGCTGCCCACCATCGCCGACGAGGCGGCCATCCGGCTCCCCTGGCCCGTCGACGGCCGGTCCGCCCGGCAGGCCCCGCGTACCGAGGCGGGCAAGGTCTTCTACGACCGCCCCGGCCAGCCGACCCCCATCACGGGCGGCGTGCCGGCCCCGATCGCGCCGCCCGCGCCCCATCCGCTGGTGGGCACCGCCGTCGGCGCCCGTCCGACCGGCGGCACCATCCGCGTCGCCGACCTGGCCGCGTTCGACGCCGTGGACCCGGACACCGGGCGGCTGCCAGCCGCCGTCTGGGGCGACGTGCCGGACGACGTACCCGACGGCACACGGCTGGCGATCGCCGTCAACGGCCGGGTCGGCGCGGTCGTCCCGGTGGTGCCCCGCGACGCCGGCGGACGCCGGTTCGCCGCCCTGCTCGCCGACGACCGGCTCTTCCACGCCGGCGCCAACCGCCTCACCGTCTACCGCATCACCACCGACAACACCCTCCTCCACCTGACCCTCACCTGA